Proteins encoded by one window of Carassius auratus strain Wakin chromosome 24, ASM336829v1, whole genome shotgun sequence:
- the LOC113042396 gene encoding SH3 domain-containing kinase-binding protein 1-like isoform X2: protein MVEAIVEFDYQAQHDDELTIAVGDIISNIRKDEGGWWEGELDGRRGLFPDNFVREIKKDSKKEVRKESSLAGSKSDLSNGSASPKSEPSLRPAKKGEAIRKRRCKAAFSYAPQNEDELELKIGDVIEILGEVEEGWWEGVLNGKSGLFPSNFTKELLAEAEDLTPQDDTRSTRTSIKDSTGSESDGGDSSSLRSDTGSVSSSSEIQPKKVRGFGFGDIFKDQPIKLRPRSMDMDSEIEKHQMVKKAASAVPQETMKAEPESKAKAKEFCKVIFPYEAQNEDELSIKEGDIVTIINKECADAGWWLGELNGKQGVFPDNFVKLFIPEVEKERPKKPPPPAAPTTKQITDKKTEAKKVPPERPESLPHRAEEKGEESKLGETAKPSFPVVLPKKPLPPKNNNSVNRPSSLPPKRPDRPERPAVPNIPCDSPKSDGSVVAADRGSVDKSLDIEDFDSVISSTEKLNHPTASRPRVTDRRPRSQVFTSSSLSSPDLLDSPSPEEERRDKEMGKEEQDSFTPKSLENSKKMPKAVPVITAPEKSSLPPKPSALPSSSGSGGASLHQGSAGLRPHSPSVDARVKNEQGSPTLEELRAQLRDLKGAVELMKSQHKQEIKQLVSELDEEKRIRISLQMEVEQIKKSLSK from the exons GAGATAAAGAAAGACTCGAAAAAAGAGGTGAGGAAGGAGTCCAGCTTGGCCGGATCAAAATCAGACTTGTCCAATGGCAGCGCCAGCCCGAAATCAGAACCCAGCCTCAGACCCGCCAAGAAAG GTGAGGCAATCAGAAAAAGGCGTTGCAAAGCTGCCTTTAGCTACGCTCCACAGAATGAAGATGAGCTAGAACTGAAGATCGGAGATGTTATTGAGATTCTGGGAGAG GTGGAGGAGGGATGGTGGGAAGGCGTTCTCAATGGCAAATCTGGATTGTTCCCCTCAAACTTCACCAAGGAGCTGTTGGCCGAGGCTGAAGATCTGACCCCACAGGACGACACACGCAGCACACGGACCA GTATAAAGGACAGCACGGGCTCAGAGAGTGATGGCGGCGACTCCAGTAGTTTACGCTCTGATACTGGCAGTGTGTCCTCCAGCTCTGAGATTCAGCCTAAAAAGGTTCGGGGCTTCGGCTTCGGGGACATCTTCAAAGACCAGCCCATCAAGCTCCGCCCACGATCCATGGACATGGACAGTGAGATAGAAAAG CATCAAATGGTGAAGAAAGCCGCTTCAGCTGTTCCCCAGGAAACCATGAAGGCGGAGCCTGAGAGTAAGGCCAAAG CAAAGGAGTTTTGCAAAGTCATTTTCCCGTACGAAGCTCAGAACGAAGATGAGCTGTCAATCAAAGAAGGAGACATCGTTACGATCATCAATAAG GAGTGTGCAGACGCTGGTTGGTGGCTTGGAGAGCTAAACGGCAAACAGGGAGTGTTTCCAGACAACTTTGTGAAGCTATTCATTCCTGAGGTAGAAAAAGAG AGACCTAAGAAACCTCCTCCACCTGCAGCACCAACCACTAAACAGATCACAG ACAAAAAGACAGAGGCTAAAAAGGTTCCACCAGAGCGGCCTGAATCTCTCCCACACAGAGCTGAGGAGAAAG GAGAGGAGTCGAAGCTGGGTGAGACTGCAAAGCCGTCCTTCCCAGTTGTCCTCCCAAAGAAGCCTCTCCCTCCGAAAAACAACAACTCAGTGAATCGACCGTCATCCTTGCCACCCAAACGCCCAGACAGACCCGAGAGACCAGCTGTGCCCAATATACC ATGTGACAGTCCAAAGTCTGACGGCAGTGTTGTGGCAGCTGACCGAGGCTCTGTAGACAAATCCTTAGATATCG AAGACTTCGACTCCGTCATCTCATCCACAGAGAAGCTGAACCACCCGACCGCGTCACGGCCCCGTGTAACAGACCGAAGGCCACGATCGCAGGTTTTCACTTCT TCCTCTCTCTCTAGTCCTGACCTCCTGGACTCCCCATctccagaggaggagaggagagacaagGAGATGGGAAAGGAGGAGCAGGACTCATTCACTCCCAAAAGTCTTGAAAACTCCAAGAAGATGCCCAAGGCAGTGCCAGTCATAACA GCTCCTGAAAAATCGTCTTTGCCCCCTAAGCCCAGTGCCCTTCCATCATCATCTGGGTCTGGAGGGGCTTCTCTCCACCAGGGCAGCGCTGGTCTGCGGCCCCATTCCCCTTCTGTTGACGCCCGAGTGAAGAACGAACAGGGTTCCCCAACACTGGAAGAGCTCAGAGCACAATTACGAGACCTGAAAGGAGCTGTGGAGCTCATGAAGAGCCAGCACAA ACAAGAAATCAAACAGCTGGTGAGTGAACTGGATGAAGAGAAGAGgattcgcatatcactgcag ATGGAAGTGGAGCAGATTAAGAAATCCCTGTCCAAATGA
- the LOC113042396 gene encoding SH3 domain-containing kinase-binding protein 1-like isoform X1, protein MVEAIVEFDYQAQHDDELTIAVGDIISNIRKDEGGWWEGELDGRRGLFPDNFVREIKKDSKKEVRKESSLAGSKSDLSNGSASPKSEPSLRPAKKGEAIRKRRCKAAFSYAPQNEDELELKIGDVIEILGEVEEGWWEGVLNGKSGLFPSNFTKELLAEAEDLTPQDDTRSTRTSIKDSTGSESDGGDSSSLRSDTGSVSSSSEIQPKKVRGFGFGDIFKDQPIKLRPRSMDMDSEIEKHQMVKKAASAVPQETMKAEPESKAKAKEFCKVIFPYEAQNEDELSIKEGDIVTIINKECADAGWWLGELNGKQGVFPDNFVKLFIPEVEKERPKKPPPPAAPTTKQITDKKTEAKKVPPERPESLPHRAEEKGEESKLGETAKPSFPVVLPKKPLPPKNNNSVNRPSSLPPKRPDRPERPAVPNIPCDSPKSDGSVVAADRGSVDKSLDIDVEDFDSVISSTEKLNHPTASRPRVTDRRPRSQVFTSSSLSSPDLLDSPSPEEERRDKEMGKEEQDSFTPKSLENSKKMPKAVPVITAPEKSSLPPKPSALPSSSGSGGASLHQGSAGLRPHSPSVDARVKNEQGSPTLEELRAQLRDLKGAVELMKSQHKQEIKQLVSELDEEKRIRISLQMEVEQIKKSLSK, encoded by the exons GAGATAAAGAAAGACTCGAAAAAAGAGGTGAGGAAGGAGTCCAGCTTGGCCGGATCAAAATCAGACTTGTCCAATGGCAGCGCCAGCCCGAAATCAGAACCCAGCCTCAGACCCGCCAAGAAAG GTGAGGCAATCAGAAAAAGGCGTTGCAAAGCTGCCTTTAGCTACGCTCCACAGAATGAAGATGAGCTAGAACTGAAGATCGGAGATGTTATTGAGATTCTGGGAGAG GTGGAGGAGGGATGGTGGGAAGGCGTTCTCAATGGCAAATCTGGATTGTTCCCCTCAAACTTCACCAAGGAGCTGTTGGCCGAGGCTGAAGATCTGACCCCACAGGACGACACACGCAGCACACGGACCA GTATAAAGGACAGCACGGGCTCAGAGAGTGATGGCGGCGACTCCAGTAGTTTACGCTCTGATACTGGCAGTGTGTCCTCCAGCTCTGAGATTCAGCCTAAAAAGGTTCGGGGCTTCGGCTTCGGGGACATCTTCAAAGACCAGCCCATCAAGCTCCGCCCACGATCCATGGACATGGACAGTGAGATAGAAAAG CATCAAATGGTGAAGAAAGCCGCTTCAGCTGTTCCCCAGGAAACCATGAAGGCGGAGCCTGAGAGTAAGGCCAAAG CAAAGGAGTTTTGCAAAGTCATTTTCCCGTACGAAGCTCAGAACGAAGATGAGCTGTCAATCAAAGAAGGAGACATCGTTACGATCATCAATAAG GAGTGTGCAGACGCTGGTTGGTGGCTTGGAGAGCTAAACGGCAAACAGGGAGTGTTTCCAGACAACTTTGTGAAGCTATTCATTCCTGAGGTAGAAAAAGAG AGACCTAAGAAACCTCCTCCACCTGCAGCACCAACCACTAAACAGATCACAG ACAAAAAGACAGAGGCTAAAAAGGTTCCACCAGAGCGGCCTGAATCTCTCCCACACAGAGCTGAGGAGAAAG GAGAGGAGTCGAAGCTGGGTGAGACTGCAAAGCCGTCCTTCCCAGTTGTCCTCCCAAAGAAGCCTCTCCCTCCGAAAAACAACAACTCAGTGAATCGACCGTCATCCTTGCCACCCAAACGCCCAGACAGACCCGAGAGACCAGCTGTGCCCAATATACC ATGTGACAGTCCAAAGTCTGACGGCAGTGTTGTGGCAGCTGACCGAGGCTCTGTAGACAAATCCTTAGATATCG ATGTAGAAGACTTCGACTCCGTCATCTCATCCACAGAGAAGCTGAACCACCCGACCGCGTCACGGCCCCGTGTAACAGACCGAAGGCCACGATCGCAGGTTTTCACTTCT TCCTCTCTCTCTAGTCCTGACCTCCTGGACTCCCCATctccagaggaggagaggagagacaagGAGATGGGAAAGGAGGAGCAGGACTCATTCACTCCCAAAAGTCTTGAAAACTCCAAGAAGATGCCCAAGGCAGTGCCAGTCATAACA GCTCCTGAAAAATCGTCTTTGCCCCCTAAGCCCAGTGCCCTTCCATCATCATCTGGGTCTGGAGGGGCTTCTCTCCACCAGGGCAGCGCTGGTCTGCGGCCCCATTCCCCTTCTGTTGACGCCCGAGTGAAGAACGAACAGGGTTCCCCAACACTGGAAGAGCTCAGAGCACAATTACGAGACCTGAAAGGAGCTGTGGAGCTCATGAAGAGCCAGCACAA ACAAGAAATCAAACAGCTGGTGAGTGAACTGGATGAAGAGAAGAGgattcgcatatcactgcag ATGGAAGTGGAGCAGATTAAGAAATCCCTGTCCAAATGA
- the LOC113042396 gene encoding SH3 domain-containing kinase-binding protein 1-like isoform X3 — translation MVEAIVEFDYQAQHDDELTIAVGDIISNIRKDEGGWWEGELDGRRGLFPDNFVREIKKDSKKEVRKESSLAGSKSDLSNGSASPKSEPSLRPAKKGEAIRKRRCKAAFSYAPQNEDELELKIGDVIEILGEVEEGWWEGVLNGKSGLFPSNFTKELLAEAEDLTPQDDTRSTRTSIKDSTGSESDGGDSSSLRSDTGSVSSSSEIQPKKVRGFGFGDIFKDQPIKLRPRSMDMDSEIEKHQMVKKAASAVPQETMKAEPESKAKAKEFCKVIFPYEAQNEDELSIKEGDIVTIINKECADAGWWLGELNGKQGVFPDNFVKLFIPEVEKERPKKPPPPAAPTTKQITDKKTEAKKVPPERPESLPHRAEEKGEESKLGETAKPSFPVVLPKKPLPPKNNNSVNRPSSLPPKRPDRPERPAVPNIPCDSPKSDGSVVAADRGSVDKSLDIEKLNHPTASRPRVTDRRPRSQVFTSSSLSSPDLLDSPSPEEERRDKEMGKEEQDSFTPKSLENSKKMPKAVPVITAPEKSSLPPKPSALPSSSGSGGASLHQGSAGLRPHSPSVDARVKNEQGSPTLEELRAQLRDLKGAVELMKSQHKQEIKQLVSELDEEKRIRISLQMEVEQIKKSLSK, via the exons GAGATAAAGAAAGACTCGAAAAAAGAGGTGAGGAAGGAGTCCAGCTTGGCCGGATCAAAATCAGACTTGTCCAATGGCAGCGCCAGCCCGAAATCAGAACCCAGCCTCAGACCCGCCAAGAAAG GTGAGGCAATCAGAAAAAGGCGTTGCAAAGCTGCCTTTAGCTACGCTCCACAGAATGAAGATGAGCTAGAACTGAAGATCGGAGATGTTATTGAGATTCTGGGAGAG GTGGAGGAGGGATGGTGGGAAGGCGTTCTCAATGGCAAATCTGGATTGTTCCCCTCAAACTTCACCAAGGAGCTGTTGGCCGAGGCTGAAGATCTGACCCCACAGGACGACACACGCAGCACACGGACCA GTATAAAGGACAGCACGGGCTCAGAGAGTGATGGCGGCGACTCCAGTAGTTTACGCTCTGATACTGGCAGTGTGTCCTCCAGCTCTGAGATTCAGCCTAAAAAGGTTCGGGGCTTCGGCTTCGGGGACATCTTCAAAGACCAGCCCATCAAGCTCCGCCCACGATCCATGGACATGGACAGTGAGATAGAAAAG CATCAAATGGTGAAGAAAGCCGCTTCAGCTGTTCCCCAGGAAACCATGAAGGCGGAGCCTGAGAGTAAGGCCAAAG CAAAGGAGTTTTGCAAAGTCATTTTCCCGTACGAAGCTCAGAACGAAGATGAGCTGTCAATCAAAGAAGGAGACATCGTTACGATCATCAATAAG GAGTGTGCAGACGCTGGTTGGTGGCTTGGAGAGCTAAACGGCAAACAGGGAGTGTTTCCAGACAACTTTGTGAAGCTATTCATTCCTGAGGTAGAAAAAGAG AGACCTAAGAAACCTCCTCCACCTGCAGCACCAACCACTAAACAGATCACAG ACAAAAAGACAGAGGCTAAAAAGGTTCCACCAGAGCGGCCTGAATCTCTCCCACACAGAGCTGAGGAGAAAG GAGAGGAGTCGAAGCTGGGTGAGACTGCAAAGCCGTCCTTCCCAGTTGTCCTCCCAAAGAAGCCTCTCCCTCCGAAAAACAACAACTCAGTGAATCGACCGTCATCCTTGCCACCCAAACGCCCAGACAGACCCGAGAGACCAGCTGTGCCCAATATACC ATGTGACAGTCCAAAGTCTGACGGCAGTGTTGTGGCAGCTGACCGAGGCTCTGTAGACAAATCCTTAGATATCG AGAAGCTGAACCACCCGACCGCGTCACGGCCCCGTGTAACAGACCGAAGGCCACGATCGCAGGTTTTCACTTCT TCCTCTCTCTCTAGTCCTGACCTCCTGGACTCCCCATctccagaggaggagaggagagacaagGAGATGGGAAAGGAGGAGCAGGACTCATTCACTCCCAAAAGTCTTGAAAACTCCAAGAAGATGCCCAAGGCAGTGCCAGTCATAACA GCTCCTGAAAAATCGTCTTTGCCCCCTAAGCCCAGTGCCCTTCCATCATCATCTGGGTCTGGAGGGGCTTCTCTCCACCAGGGCAGCGCTGGTCTGCGGCCCCATTCCCCTTCTGTTGACGCCCGAGTGAAGAACGAACAGGGTTCCCCAACACTGGAAGAGCTCAGAGCACAATTACGAGACCTGAAAGGAGCTGTGGAGCTCATGAAGAGCCAGCACAA ACAAGAAATCAAACAGCTGGTGAGTGAACTGGATGAAGAGAAGAGgattcgcatatcactgcag ATGGAAGTGGAGCAGATTAAGAAATCCCTGTCCAAATGA